A genomic region of Dunckerocampus dactyliophorus isolate RoL2022-P2 chromosome 8, RoL_Ddac_1.1, whole genome shotgun sequence contains the following coding sequences:
- the LOC129187021 gene encoding inhibin beta B chain, whose protein sequence is MEMAQSSSFLFLLLLEALWVRGSPPGCASCGPRSPLGKDAEERLMVEMAKQQILDKLHLKERPRMSPTVPRVALLTALRKLHSGRVRQDGTLEMNNSVPSRQQGYEIVSFADINDNEHADEANLSLTFQFLQERGQSVQVLQSSLWIYVHSSKHPFQVAARVFLTADSNRTLVIEKMLEVQESNWHTFPISRTLQAFLDGGQKRLRLEVICEEDGRNLCALETSPDTPFQPFLVAQVRLREDPAKHLLRKRSLRCGDDITVCCKRDFYIKFKDIQWHDWIIAPEGYHMNYCMGQCPQHLSGSPGIASSFHATVLSQLKVNGINTAASSCCVPTERQPLSMVYFNSQHSIVKTDVPDMIVESCGCT, encoded by the exons ATGGAGATGGCGCAGTCCTCTTCATTTCTCTTTTTGTTGCTCCTGGAGGCTCTCTGGGTGAGAGGGAGCCCCCCAGGCTGCGCGTCCTGCGGCCCTCGTTCTCCCCTGGGGAAGGATGCAGAGGAGAGGCTGATGGTGGAGATGGCCAAGCAGCAAATTTTGGACAAGCTGCACCTGAAGGAGAGACCCAGGATGTCTCCGACGGTGCCGCGGGTGGCGCTGCTCACTGCGCTGCGCAAACTGCACTCAGGGCGCGTCAGGCAAGATGGTACCCTGGAAATGAACAACAGTGTGCCATCCAGACAGCAAGGCTATGAAATAGTCAGCTTTGCCGATATAA ATGACAACGAGCATGCGGATGAGGCCAACCTCAGTCTTACCTTCCAGTTCCTGCAAGAACGCGGCCAGAGTGTCCAGGTGCTGCAGTCATCTCTCTGGATTTATGTCCACTCCTCCAAGCACCCTTTCCAAGTCGCGGCCCGCGTCTTCCTGACTGCAGACTCAAACCGCACCCTGGTGATCGAGAAGATGCTGGAGGTCCAGGAGAGTAACTGGCACACCTTCCCCATCAGCCGCACCCTGCAGGCCTTCCTGGACGGGGGCCAGAAGCGGCTCCGCCTGGAGGTGATCTGCGAGGAGGACGGGAGGAATCTCTGCGCGCTGGAAACCTCTCCTGATACGCCCTTCCAGCCCTTTCTGGTGGCGCAGGTGCGCCTCCGTGAAGACCCTGCCAAACACTTGCTGAGGAAGCGCTCCTTGAGGTGCGGCGATGACATCACCGTGTGCTGCAAGCGAGACTTCTATATCAAGTTTAAGGACATACAGTGGCACGACTGGATCATTGCGCCTGAGGGCTACCACATGAACTACTGCATGGGGCAGTGCCCCCAGCATCTGTCTGGGTCACCCGGCATCGCCTCCTCCTTCCACGCCACCGTCCTGAGCCAGCTGAAGGTCAACGGCATCAACACGGCGGCATCATCTTGTTGCGTCCCCACAGAGCGCCAGCCTCTTTCCATGGTGTACTTCAACTCTCAGCACAGCATTGTCAAAACGGATGTCCCCGATATGATAGTGGAGTCCTGTGGATGCACATAA